The following are encoded together in the Glycine max cultivar Williams 82 chromosome 8, Glycine_max_v4.0, whole genome shotgun sequence genome:
- the LOC102665011 gene encoding cyclin-dependent protein kinase inhibitor SMR12 has protein sequence MHFKTDHHTLFSSMSNQEFFLLTKDDDKEDLSNFEIVKRHTLTLSSSSNSQHSQKEEKKSNHQEIIEECQQQICRITKAHDSESSTSKLKEEDEEEDGFKTPTSLDHKIPLVPSQCPPAPRKTKPSLKRKTSYYNNHCNYCRHPLDLSKEVFELLFPTQHSNPLSGSHQSTKKVRSQEQK, from the coding sequence ATGCACTTCAAAACCGATCATCACACCCTCTTCTCAAGCATGTCAAATCAAGAGTTCTTCCTTCTCaccaaagatgatgacaaagaagATTTGAGCAACTTCGAGATTGTGAAGAGACACACGTTAACCCTTTCAAGCAGTTCCAACTCTCAACATtcacaaaaagaagagaagaaaagcaaTCATCAAGAGATCATAGAAGAGTGTCAACAACAGATCTGTAGAATAACAAAAGCTCATGATTCAGAATCAAGTACTTCAAAACTcaaagaggaagatgaagaagaagatggaTTCAAAACTCCAACATCTTTGGACCACAAGATTCCACTAGTGCCTTCACAGTGCCCTCCTGCACCAAGAAAAACCAAACCTTctctgaaaagaaaaacatcttATTACAACAACCATTGCAACTACTGCAGACACCCACTTGATCTGTCAAAAGAGGTGTTTGAATTATTGTTCCCAACCCAACATTCTAATCCACTTTCTGGCTCACATCAAAGCACCAAGAAAGTTCGAAGTCAAGAACAAAAGTGA
- the LOC100798416 gene encoding laccase-17, whose translation MNSVEFTVQTQTNCLKIIFSVLHPLEQRNMGAPIKSFALPAMLLFSMIIIPQLALGGITRHYHFDIKYQNVSRLCHTKSVVTVNGQFPGPRIVAREGDNLLIKVTNHVQNNISIHWHGIRQLRSGWADGPAYVTQCPIQTGQSYVYNYTVVGQRGTLWWHAHISWLRSTLYGPLIILPQYGVPYPFTKPYKEVPIIFGEWWNADPEAVITQALQTGGGPNVSDAYTINGLPGPLYNCSAKDTFKLKVKPGKTYLLRLINAALNDELFFSIANHTLTVVDVDAIYVKPFDTDTILISPGQTSNVLLKTKSHYPNATFLMSARPYATGQGTFDNSTVAAILEYEVSPHALHSTTSIKKLSLFKPILPALNDTSFATNFSNKLRSLASAQFPANVPQKIDKHFFFTVGLGTTPCSQNQTCQGPTNSTKFAASVNNVSFIQPTTALLQSHFFGQSNGVYSPYFPISPLIPFNYTGTPPNNTMVSNGTKVVVLPFNTSVELVMQDTSILGAESHPLHLHGFNFFVVGQGFGNFDPNKDPANFNLVDPVERNTVGVPSGGWVAIRFLADNPGVWFMHCHLEVHTSWGLKMAWIVLDGELPNQKLLPPPADLPKC comes from the exons ATGAACTCTGTTGAATTCACGGTTCAGACTCAAACAAACTGTTTAAAGATTATATTTTCTGTCTTGCACCCTCTAGAACAAAGAAATATGGGTGCTCCTATTAAATCATTTGCATTGCCAGCAATGCTTCTCTTCTCAATGATCATCATACCCCAGCTTGCACTAGGGGGCATTACCAGGCACTACCATTTTGAT ATAAAATACCAAAATGTATCACGATTATGCCACACAAAGAGCGTGGTCACAGTGAATGGTCAGTTTCCAGGGCCACGCATTGTAGCAAGGGAGGGTGACAATCTTCTTATCAAAGTGACTAACCATGTTCAGAACAATATCTCCATCCATtg GCACGGAATTCGACAGCTTCGATCAGGTTGGGCTGATGGACCAGCCTATGTGACTCAATGCCCCATTCAAACAGGCCAAAGTTACGTCTACAATTACACAGTTGTTGGCCAAAGAGGCACTCTCTGGTGGCATGCTCACATTTCATGGTTAAGATCAACTTTATATGGTCCTCTCATCATTCTTCCTCAGTATGGAGTTCCATATCCTTTTACTAAGCCTTACAAGGAAGTTCCCATCATCTttg GAGAATGGTGGAATGCAGATCCTGAGGCAGTAATAACACAAGCATTACAAACAGGTGGAGGACCAAATGTGTCTGACGCATACACTATTAATGGACTTCCAGGGCCATTGTATAACTGTTCTGCTAAAG ATACATTCAAGCTAAAGGTCAAGCCAGGCAAAACATACCTTCTCCGTTTGATCAACGCTGCACTTAATGACGAACTCTTCTTCAGCATTGCAAATCACACTCTCACAGTGGTTGATGTAGATGCAATTTATGTTAAGCCATTTGACACTGACACTATTCTCATTTCCCCTGGACAAACCTCCAATGTTCTTCTCAAAACCAAATCTCACTATCCTAATGCCACATTCTTGATGAGTGCTAGACCATATGCGACTGGCCAGGGCACTTTTGACAACTCAACTGTGGCTGCTATCCTTGAATATGAAGTTTCACCACACGCTCTTCACTCAACAACTTCAATCAAGAAGCTTTCACTCTTCAAGCCCATCCTCCCTGCCCTTAATGACACTTCTTTCGCGACAAACTTTTCCAACAAGCTTCGTAGCTTAGCAAGTGCTCAGTTTCCAGCCAATGTACCCCAGAAAATTGATAAGCACTTTTTCTTCACAGTAGGCCTTGGCACAACTCCCTGCTCACAAAACCAAACATGTCAAGGACCCACCAATTCAACAAAATTTGCAGCATCAGTGAATAATGTATCTTTTATACAACCAACCACTGCACTTCTTCAATCTCACTTCTTTGGACAATCCAATGGGGTTTACTCTCCTTACTTTCCTATTAGTCCATTGATTCCATTTAACTATACCGGGACCCCACCAAACAACACCATGGTGAGCAATGGAACAAAGGTGGTGGTTCTTCCCTTCAACACAAGTGTAGAGCTAGTGATGCAAGACACAAGCATTCTTGGAGCAGAAAGTCACCCTCTCCATTTGCATGGCTTTAACTTCTTTGTTGTTGGTCAAGGATTTGGCAACTTTGATCCAAATAAGGACCCAGCAAACTTCAATCTTGTTGATCCTGTTGAAAGGAACACAGTTGGTGTCCCATCTGGTGGATGGGTTGCTATCAGATTCCTAGCAGATAATCCAG GGGTATGGTTCATGCATTGTCATCTTGAAGTGCACACCAGCTGGGGTCTGAAAATGGCGTGGATTGTGTTGGATGGAGAACTTCCAAATCAGAAGCTGCTTCCACCACCAGCTGATCTTCCAAAGTGTTAA
- the LOC100795932 gene encoding laccase-17 has translation MGVSHFKIPLFLLSLIIFCMFEHALAGTTKHYNFEIRHQNVTRLCHTKSIVTVNGQFPGPRIVAREGDRLLIKVTNHVQNNITIHWHGIRQLQSGWADGPSYVTQCPIQTGQTFVYNYTIVGQRGTLWWHAHISWLRSTLYGPLIILPKLNAQYPFAKPHKEVPIIFGEWWNADPEAIITQALQTGGGPNVSDAYTINGLPGPLYNCSHKDTFKLKVKPGKIYLLRLINAALNDELFFSIANHTLTVVETDAVYVKPFATNTILITPGQTTNVILKTNSHYPNATFLMTARPYATGLGTFDNTTVAAILEYKTPSNTHHSAASLKNLPLLKPILPALNDTSFATKFTNKLRSLASAQFPANVPQKVDKHFFFTVGLGTTPCPQNQTCQGPTNSTKFSASVNNVSFIQPTTALLQTHFFGQSNRVYTPDFPTKPLVPFNYTGTPPNNTMVSNGTKVVVLPFNTSVELVMQDTSILGAESHPLHLHGFNFFVVGQGFGNYDPNKDPANFNLDDPIERNTVGVPSGGWVAIRFLADNPGVWFMHCHLEVHTSWGLKMAWVVLDGKLPNQKLFPPPADLPMC, from the exons ATGGGTGTTTCCCATTTTAAAATCCCATTATTCCTTTTGTCATTGATCATCTTTTGCATGTTTGAGCATGCTCTGGCGGGCACTACTAAACACTACAATTTTGAA ATAAGGCACCAAAATGTGACACGATTGTGCCACACAAAGAGCATTGTGACAGTGAATGGCCAGTTTCCAGGACCTCGCATTGTAGCTAGGGAGGGAGACCGTCTTCTTATCAAAGTGACTAACCATGTTCAGAACAATATCACCATTCACTG GCATGGAATTAGACAGCTTCAATCAGGGTGGGCTGATGGGCCATCATATGTGACTCAGTGCCCCATTCAAACAGGCCAAACTTTTGTCTACAATTACACAATTGTTGGTCAGAGAGGCACTCTCTGGTGGCATGCTCACATTTCATGGTTAAGATCAACTTTGTATGGTCCTCTCATCATTCTTCCCAAGCTCAATGCTCAATATCCTTTTGCCAAACCCCACAAGGAAGTTCCTATCATATTTG gaGAGTGGTGGAATGCAGATCCTGAGGCAATCATAACACAAGCCCTTCAAACCGGTGGAGGACCAAATGTATCTGATGCCTACACAATTAATGGACTTCCAGGGCCATTGTATAACTGCTCTCACAAAG ATACATTCAAGTTGAAGGTGAAGCCAGGGAAGATTTACCTTCTACGTTTGATCAATGCGGCACTCAACGACGAGCTATTTTTCAGCATTGCAAATCACACCCTCACAGTTGTTGAAACAGATGCAGTTTATGTAAAACCTTTTGCAACCAACACCATCCTTATAACCCCAGGCCAAACCACTAATGTTATTCTCAAAACCAATTCTCACTACCCCAATGCCACATTCCTCATGACTGCGAGACCATATGCTACTGGCCTTGGCACTTTTGACAACACAACTGTGGCTGCCATATTGGAATACAAAACCCCATCAAATACTCACCATTCAGCTGCTTCACTGAAAAACCTTCCACTCCTCAAACCTATTCTCCCTGCACTCAATGACACTTCTTTTGCCACAAAATTCACCAACAAACTCCGCAGCTTAGCAAGTGCTCAGTTTCCAGCCAATGTACCACAAAAAGTTGATAAACACTTTTTCTTCACAGTAGGCCTTGGCACAACTCCCTGCCCACAAAACCAAACTTGTCAAGGACCCACCAATTCAACAAAATTTTCAGCATCAGTGAACAATGTCTCTTTTATACAACCAACCACTGCACTTCTCCAAACCCACTTCTTTGGGCAATCCAATAGGGTTTACACCCCTGACTTCCCAACCAAACCATTGGTTCCATTCAACTATACAGGGACCCCACCAAACAACACCATGGTGAGCAATGGCACAAAGGTGGTGGTTCTTCCATTCAACACAAGTGTAGAACTTGTGATGCAGGACACCAGCATTCTTGGTGCTGAAAGCCACCCTCTCCATTTGCATGGCTTTaacttttttgttgttggtCAAGGATTTGGTAACTATGATCCAAATAAGGACCCTGCAAACTTCAATCTTGATGACCCAATTGAGAGGAACACAGTTGGTGTTCCATCAGGTGGATGGGTTGCTATCAGATTCCTAGCAGATAATCCAG GGGTATGGTTCATGCATTGTCACTTAGAAGTGCACACAAGCTGGGGTCTTAAGATGGCATGGGTTGTCTTGGATGGAAAACTCCCAAATCAAAAGTTGTTCCCACCGCCAGCTGATCTTCCCATGTGTTAA
- the LOC100794871 gene encoding embryo-specific protein ATS3A, translated as MGMLIMKSIGGHLICCCVLLQVLVAGGESLEAPELKKNCTYVITIETTCTWGAETSNIVSLRFGDTNSNVILVRHLNSKHLRKVDPLEPEVLDDMPRKPFTAPCVNSPICYLYLKLIGNDDWRPGFAQIQVLEGSHLNSDYFYFRRFVPRHVWHGSDVCDSEVTPFGLKKKRNVYVNNIP; from the exons ATGGGGATGCTGATCATGAAGAGCATTGGAGGGCACTTAATCTGTTGTTGTGTGCTTTTGCAAGTTCTTGTCGCTGGAGGTGAGAGTCTAGAAGCACCAGAGCTTAAG AAAAACTGCACCTACGTGATCACCATAGAAACCACATGCACATGGGGAGCTGAAACCTCAAACATTGTGAGCCTAAGGTTTGGGGACACAAACTCAAATGTCATATTGGTGAGGCACCTAAACTCCAAGCACCTAAGGAAAGTTGACCCATTGGAGCCAGAGGTTCTCGATGACATGCCAAGAAAACCATTCACAGCACCATGTGTAAACTCCCCAATTTGTTACTTGTACCTCAAGCTAATTGGAAACGATGATTGGAGACCAGGTTTTGCACAAATTCAGGTGCTTGAAGGCTCACATCTTAACTCCGATTACTTCTATTTTAGAAGATTTGTGCCTAGACATGTGTGGCATGGCTCGGATGTGTGTGATAGTGAGGTTACGCCTtttggactaaagaagaagagaaatgtTTATGTGAACAATATCCCATAA